One Etheostoma cragini isolate CJK2018 chromosome 18, CSU_Ecrag_1.0, whole genome shotgun sequence DNA window includes the following coding sequences:
- the LOC117961031 gene encoding uncharacterized protein LOC117961031 isoform X1 yields the protein MDQIRWIMSSLLMLLVQFRAAAGTYSSSTVRVGDEVTLSCLNVTDDQDQCDSTEWTFTGSGNRLTLFETRHIQEEAKTKSDRLRVTENCSLVIKKVTDEDVGRYICRQFRSGDLVGEEAVVYLSVVTMTEQKNDDTITLFCSVLTYGGCVHTVKWLYKADKTGMKTTQLDCSGTVTFTTSHLHQKSGYYELLKCEVTHDQDVQLFSFIRPQSSGEKPGRWRVIVVSLGLATLITSVVVVNIWTRAKGAVS from the exons ATGGATCAGATCAGATGGATCATGTCTTCATTGCTGATGCTGCTGGTTCAGTTCAGAG CAGCAGCTGGGACCTATTCCTCCTCCACTGTCAGAGTTGGAGATGAAGTCACTTTGTCTTGTTTGAATGTGACAGATGATCAGGATCAGTGTGACAGTACTGAATGGACCTTCACTGGTTCAGGAAACAGACTAACGTTGTTTGAAACCAGGCACATTCAGGAAGAAGCCAAAACTAAATCAGACAGACTGAGGGTTACAGAGAACTGTTCTCTGGTTATAAAGAAGGTCACAGATGAGGATGTTGGTCGTTACATCTGCAGACAGTTCAGATCAGGAGATCTAGTTGGTGAAGAAGCAGTGGTTTATCTGTCTGTTGTTACCA TGACTGAACAAAAGAACGATGATACGATCACCTTGTTCTGCTCCGTGCTGACATATGGTGGGTGTGTACACACAGTGAAATGGCTGTATAAGGCTGATAAGACtggcatgaagacaacacagcTGGACTGTTCAGGCACTGTGACATTTACAACATCTCATCTTCATCAGAAGTCAGGGTATTACGAGTTATTGAAATGTGAAGTAACACATGATCAAGATGTGCAGCTCTTCAGCTTCATCCGTCCTCAGTCATCCGGTGAGAAACCAG GCAGGTGGAGGGTCATCGTCGTGTCTCTGGGTTTGGCAACACTCATAACAAGTGTTGTGGTGGTCAACATATGGACAAGAGCTAAAG GAGCTGTGTCATGA
- the LOC117961031 gene encoding uncharacterized protein LOC117961031 isoform X2 produces the protein MDQIRWIMSSLLMLLVQFRAAGTYSSSTVRVGDEVTLSCLNVTDDQDQCDSTEWTFTGSGNRLTLFETRHIQEEAKTKSDRLRVTENCSLVIKKVTDEDVGRYICRQFRSGDLVGEEAVVYLSVVTMTEQKNDDTITLFCSVLTYGGCVHTVKWLYKADKTGMKTTQLDCSGTVTFTTSHLHQKSGYYELLKCEVTHDQDVQLFSFIRPQSSGEKPGRWRVIVVSLGLATLITSVVVVNIWTRAKGAVS, from the exons ATGGATCAGATCAGATGGATCATGTCTTCATTGCTGATGCTGCTGGTTCAGTTCAGAG CAGCTGGGACCTATTCCTCCTCCACTGTCAGAGTTGGAGATGAAGTCACTTTGTCTTGTTTGAATGTGACAGATGATCAGGATCAGTGTGACAGTACTGAATGGACCTTCACTGGTTCAGGAAACAGACTAACGTTGTTTGAAACCAGGCACATTCAGGAAGAAGCCAAAACTAAATCAGACAGACTGAGGGTTACAGAGAACTGTTCTCTGGTTATAAAGAAGGTCACAGATGAGGATGTTGGTCGTTACATCTGCAGACAGTTCAGATCAGGAGATCTAGTTGGTGAAGAAGCAGTGGTTTATCTGTCTGTTGTTACCA TGACTGAACAAAAGAACGATGATACGATCACCTTGTTCTGCTCCGTGCTGACATATGGTGGGTGTGTACACACAGTGAAATGGCTGTATAAGGCTGATAAGACtggcatgaagacaacacagcTGGACTGTTCAGGCACTGTGACATTTACAACATCTCATCTTCATCAGAAGTCAGGGTATTACGAGTTATTGAAATGTGAAGTAACACATGATCAAGATGTGCAGCTCTTCAGCTTCATCCGTCCTCAGTCATCCGGTGAGAAACCAG GCAGGTGGAGGGTCATCGTCGTGTCTCTGGGTTTGGCAACACTCATAACAAGTGTTGTGGTGGTCAACATATGGACAAGAGCTAAAG GAGCTGTGTCATGA